CGCCGGTGAGCGCGGTCAGGTCGGGCTTGGGCATCACCGGCGAGATGTGCACCGAACGCCAGGACAAGCCCTTGAAGCCCAGCAGCAGGCGAGCTTTTTCCGCGAACGGGGATGTCGGGTAATGGTGAAGAATCAACTCGGACATGCTGGACTCCGCTAAAACAAGTGGACGTGTAGCTTAGCTCGCCACACCGTCGTTTGGCGTGATGGGAACCCATCAGTCAAATTGATACGCCGGTGGCCGCCAGGCATTCCTTGGCGCTTTTCTTCAACTTCTTGATCAGCCGCTCCTGGCGCAGCGCCTCGCCCTTGCTCGCACACGCTTCGGTATACACCAGCGCGACCGCCGGGCTGGACAGGAAAAACCGTGCGCCCTTGCCGCTCTGGTGAGAG
This genomic window from Pseudomonas sp. Bout1 contains:
- a CDS encoding GIY-YIG nuclease family protein, encoding MNSASEVVPVEAKPWFVYLVRAANGSLYCGISNDPVRRFASHQSGKGARFFLSSPAVALVYTEACASKGEALRQERLIKKLKKSAKECLAATGVSI